DNA from Campylobacter concisus:
CTGATTTTAAAAGCGACCAGATGACGTCGCTTGAGTATTCGTCTAAATTTCCGGTTGGCTCGTCGCATAAGAGCAAATTTGGATTGTGTGCTAGAGCCCTTGCCATCGCTACTCTTTGCTGCTCCCCACCGCTTAGCTCACGAGGGTATTTATCAGCCTTATGAAGCATATTTACATGTTTTAGAAGCTTTGCTACTTGCTTTTTACTCACATTTTGATTGATGCCTTTGATGATGAGTGGCAACATAACGTTTCTTTCCACATTCCATTCATTTATCAAGCGATAATTTTGAAATATAATGCCAACTCGCTGCCTAAGCTCACAAAGTCTTTTATCATCGATGTCGTCCATTTGTGTCATGCAGACATTTAGCTCTCCAGCAAGGGGTGAAATTTCTCCGTAAAATGATTTTAAAAGCGTGCTTTTTCCACTTCCACTCTTGCCTGTTATAAAAACAAAATCATTTGCATAAATATCTAAATTAACACTATTAATTACGATTTCATCGCGTTCATAAGCTAGGCTCAAATTCCTTGCACTAATTATCTCTTGCATCAGCCAAATACTCCTTCAAAAGCTCGTGTGCAGCTAAATTCTCACGAATTAAGATTGGTTTTTTTATAAAATATTCGCTTTTTTCATCACTTATTTTGATAAAACATTGCTCAGGTTTATTAAATGCTCCAAAAGCAACTTTTAGCAAAATTTCACCCTCATTTATGGTGTAAATTTCTTCAAAATGTAAAAAATAATCCTCTTTTTTGATGATGAAATTTTTGAAATTTTTAAT
Protein-coding regions in this window:
- a CDS encoding cell division ATP-binding protein FtsE — protein: MQEIISARNLSLAYERDEIVINSVNLDIYANDFVFITGKSGSGKSTLLKSFYGEISPLAGELNVCMTQMDDIDDKRLCELRQRVGIIFQNYRLINEWNVERNVMLPLIIKGINQNVSKKQVAKLLKHVNMLHKADKYPRELSGGEQQRVAMARALAHNPNLLLCDEPTGNLDEYSSDVIWSLLKSAREFLGTSVVVVTHHIPSTLRIPYRHFVIENGGVHEIA